A genomic stretch from Salarias fasciatus chromosome 10, fSalaFa1.1, whole genome shotgun sequence includes:
- the yipf5 gene encoding protein YIPF5 yields the protein MSGFDNFNTDFYQSSYSVDDQGQGGYGYSNTENPYNKPYGQYDYSQPMGYSSPGMMQPQQPYTGQIFQPAQTYPSSPSQSMYSSSFDDEPPLLEELGINFDHIWQKTLTVLHPLKAADGSIMNETDLAGPMVFCLAFGATLLLSGKIQFGYVYGISAIGCLGMYCLLNLMSMTGVSFGCVASVLGYCLLPMILLSSFGVLFSLQGMLGIILTAAIIGWCSFSASKIFISALAMDGQQLLVAYPCALLYGVFALISVF from the exons ATGTCAGGGTTTGACAACTTCAACACAGACTTTTACCAGTCCAGCTACAGTGTTGACGACCAAGGCCAAGGAGGCTATGGCTACAGCAATACTGAAAACCCCTACAACAA GCCATATGGTCAGTACGATTATTCCCAACCAATGGGCTACTCCTCCCCGGGAATGATGCAGCCGCAGCAGCCATACACAGGGCAGATCTTCCAACCTGCACAGACATACCCTTCATCGCCGTCACAATCTATGTACAGTAGCAGCTTTGATGATGAGCCTCCACTGTTGGAAG AATTAGGAATCAACTTTGACCACATCTGGCAGAAGACTCTGACGGTGCTCCATCCCTTGAAAGCTGCAGACGGCAGCATTATGAACGAGACAGACCTGGCGGGCCCCATGGTCTTCTGTTTGGCTTTCGGAGCCACTCTTCTCCTG TCGGGTAAGATCCAGTTTGGTTATGTCTACGGCATCAGTGCCATCGGCTGCCTTGGCATGTACTGCCTGCTCAACCTGATGAGCATGACCGGCGTCTCCTTCGGCTGCGTGGCCAGCGTGCTGGGATACTGTCTCCTCCCGATGATTCTTCTGTCCAGTTTTGGTGTCCTCTTCTCTTTACA GGGCATGTTGGGAATCATATTAACAGCAGCAATCATCGGCTGGTGCAGCTTCTCGGCCTCTAAGATCTTCATCTCAGCGTTGGCAATGGACGGGCAGCAGCTGTTGGTTGCGTATCCCTGCGCTCTCCTATATGGGGTCTTTGCCCTCATTTCTgtcttctga